The genomic region TAGACACTTAAAATAGGGGTATGGTTAATATAGTAGATTATTATTAAAGGGGAATTAAACATTTTATGGCTTCTCAGAATGGTTTTGATCTcacttgtccaaaaaaaaaaaaaaaaatactacagaTTGCTTGAATGTTTGGGAGTTGGCTGGATTGTATGCAATAAAATGCAAATATGAAACCTTGGAGGTTGTATTGATGCATAGTTTATTTAGTATAATATTTTACGCATTGGTTCTATTATATAGTTTACGGGTGCCTAATCAAGGCCGGGCATGCTAATATAATGTAGCTAAAGATTAGTTTTCCCTTAAGCACGTCAATTCAATAAGAAGGAATACCATATGATCTAAATTCTTGATTAAAAGCTACTAAACTCCTGCTTAAAACACTTCTTTACTTGCTTGTTTGAGAGGTGGGGGTGTTAGACTGAGTGTCAGTTCATCTTGTAACAAACGAGCAGACTTGGGATGGAGAACAAAATCAATGTTAATTCTGAGAAACTTGAGGGTTTCAATATGAAGGGATAGATCCCTAGGTGGCTTCAACCCTTGAATTTTCTCAGACCTTAGCAACATCTTTCTTCTACCAAAGTGTGCACTTTCAGTATAATATGAACTGGCATCTCTATTATTACTTCtgtcattttttctctctagcaTCATAATGGAAGAGTTAAGTAGCATTCAATTATTTTGATTATGATATGTTGGAACAGAAATGAGAGAGGGCATTTCCCATGGTATCATACCAAACTAATACTGTGGGCTCTCAGTGGTAGTTCAATTATTGTTCTTAATGGAAATACatcataaaagagaaaatagtCCTATTCATTCTTGGAATATTAATCCTTTTTTCTGCACACTCTAGACAATTTAAAAGATGAgaaattttaaagtttattatttttttgtgtttggtttgtttagcatgagagaaaagaaaagaaactgtAAAGAAATTATGTCAGCAATTTCTTCTTAGGCTCACCAAGATTTTCCATTCCGAGTTTGGTGAGATTTAGAGAGAAATTTATACATAAGGAAGAAATGGTAGTACAATTTGCATATGtgttcttattttctctctctccaatttctctttgtcacaaaacaataagAACTAATTTAATATTccaccctttttattttctcctcttttctttactttatttcCTCTTTTAAAATGTGAACTAAATAGAGGGTGAAACGGTTCTGGAAGGATAAGTTTAGAATGACAATTTGAGAGATCTATTCTAGACCTCAAGCTATTCTTTTTTAGAACTTTATTGGATTGGCTGTTTGCTTTGCAAAAACAATCAttcccttcttttattgatttcctagattcttgcaatttttgtatttgatttgttgACCCCTTGTACTAGGGTGTTcctttttgatatcaataaaacttattacttatcaaaaaaaaaacttcaagtGTCCTTTTTTGAGCTTTTGCATATCTATATGATTCTATCCGAGAGTTATCAGTATTTAtcaaatttgttcttatctaaCAGAACACTATTGGATAAAATGACAAAGAAAGTGGgagtgaatattttttttaatcctaatttTAAACCTTCAGACCTCCCTTTGATTTAAAACCACAAGTTCCTAAGTCTTTCTCTGCACTTAGCTTCTGccgaaaaaattaatttgtttgaGCTCTATACTTTTGTTGttcattattaataaaatggggGCCTGGAGTATGGTTGAAAAAGGTGGGCTTATTGCTGAGGCTTTTAGCagtttattgtgaaaaaaattaattaaatttagtgTTCGGGGTAAGATTGAAAGATTTAGGGGTTTCAGGAATAGCAGGGAGTTTGAGTGTGAAAGTGTTGAAATTAGGTTGAATTCAACCAGTAGAGTTCTGAATTTCGTGTATATGTGGCACTCAACTTGCCATGTGCGCTGCTGGGTCTGCTATGTTGGAATTTGGCTGTTGAAGAGCTGGATTTTCGTAGCCATACTGCCGAAGCCAatgagttttaagttttaaaattggaAATAGAGTCTGCAAATTCATATCTTTATGAACTGAATCTCAACTACAGTAAGTCTAGAAATGAATTCCTTTTATGACTGAGACCTAACCATAATGAGTCAAGAAACATCCAACCAAGTCATGAGCCAATATCTTGACTTAACACACCTAGCTTGTACAAACAATTCCACGACCTTTGATTTGGTCCTCAAAACCATCTGGTAGCTAAAAAGTATCCCCATCcaccaaaatattttgatttcttAGAGCCCAAAAGAATAGCAACCCAGATAGTTCTAACCTAAGAGCCAACTTTTCCTGGTCCTCTTGAATTGGTTTCACTTTACTTCCAGGTGCTACATAAACCGCAGACCTATCTTGTTTGTCTAACCACTCAACAATTGTATCCTGAGTGTCATCTTTGTTGTCTGCCCAAACTTGTATTTTGGGTGGCAATAAGCCAACCAGAACCACAGGTTTTTGGTGGAGCTCTTTTAGGAGGTTCAACCACTGAGATTTTAGCTCCATGCAACTGCAGAAAATAAGCATTCAGTCCCTGAGATCAATGGCCCCAAAATAGTCTCAATGGAGATATCTCTgaacatttcaaaaaatttcttgccCTTGTAGAGTCAAAACATCGCCTTGGTTGGAAAGGTTACCCACTTGGAAAGGACAATCAAGTCCTCTCACTTAGTTGCTGGTTTGTAATTGGTCATTATCTCTGGAGTAGATgaaccaaagaaagaaatggaaCATGCATTGAGATGCCTATTTTAGCAGCAATTGGCGGTAACTAGTGAGGaaataaattatagataataCTTAAGTAGATAATCCAATCAGGCGTAGAAATTTCAAGGAACCAAGCCATAGCTTCTTGGAGACCCTTTCAAGGTGCGAGATTTTGAGTTGTGGGATGTCAATGGTAGCCTTTTTGTTGTCAGAGAGTTATTGACATGTTTCATTTTGGCAGTTAAAGTACTGAATTTCATGTCACTTTATTCTGTGCTTTAATTTCAGAATTGTGCAGCTAAAAATATCTGGAAAATGTGCAACTGTTCACCAAATTCAGTGGCTAAAGTTCACCAAAATTGGTGCTTAACTACCGGTTCCCACTTGAGCAAATTTGGTTCTTTTAACTACCAGAAGTGTGGCATTTTCCCTCCCCTCGCATAATAATTGAGTGCCAATTGAGCACATAATTTGGCACTTACAGTGCCAAATGCAGTTTCATTTCGACACTTCCAAGGCTGAATTTCACactatttcttatttctttagACACAGCTCCAAAttcttagtttattttattttttacaataaattgcCAAATGCCTCTACTTGCTGTTCGCAATCCCCTCCTCCACTGAAGGGGTAAAAAgctggggaaaaaaagaagaagaaagaaagcaaaggaaaagtATCAAAAGGTTGGCTGAATTTAATTTGTTGTGGTTAACTAGTACGTGTATCTTATTGAATCTacttcataatatatatttcttggAGTTGTTTTGTATCTGCACTGGACACTCTGCTCCTCCAGATGACAGACTATGGGTGGATATCCTTGATCTATATCTAAGGCAGCCTTTTCTGTATGCCAAATTAAGGACCATAAGCCAAACTAATTAGGTTGTGTTGAGGCTACAATATAAGGAGACTGCAAAAGTTGCAACATATGCCTGTAACTGTAAGATATTATTAGACTTGTGAATATATGGGAGACATGTTCCACATTGGCATGTCCAACAAAGCTTGAGAGGAATGTATCTTCATTTTCTGTGTGGTTGCTCTGATACttgtattttcttctttgttgcAAAAATTTACTAATGTGAGTGACTGCCTGTGTAGTCTTGTGAACTATATGTAGCCATGTCCCATAGAAAAATATTTGGTAACTAGGAAAATTGGAAACCTTTACACACCCAATCTTCCTACTATGGTATTCTTAACATGATATCAATATTTGAAACTTTACATTTTTGGTATGCTACTTGCAGATAGATCTTCCTCACCAGTTTGCTGTTTGAACTTGCCACAATGGGCATATCCATGTCTCCTTGATATTGATGCTGTTGGTTATAGAAATGTTATTATCATGCTTGTGTTTTATGTATTGAAGCAAGTTGATATATGGAAGATGAGTAGTTAGCCTACTTTCTAGAAAGCAGCATTCCTAATCCTAATAAAGGACTGAGGATTCTTAGAAAGGAAATGTATTCTTAACACGTCATAGTCCTATGTGGTCTGAGAGGTATTCTATCTAGTTTCTAGTTTTTTGGTTCAActtggtcttttattttttccttctctttttctcagaagtttttatatatacattgttaGTTTAAGCTTATGCAATAACTGTCTTGAAACTTTTGATTCGGTTGCTTGACAACATTCTCTCTAGGGCTCTTAATGTGTTTCTTATGAGATTAAGGTTTCTGTGAACTTTATAGCTTACCTCTTTATGAGGACAaagaagaaagatgcagatATAGAGGAAGAAGTTGCAACTCCACCATCCACCACATCTGCTACAGCTACTCCTCTTGTTGAAAAGCCCTCACCCTCACCACCCATCACACAGGTTGTGAAGTTGCCAGAACCAATTCCGGAGGATCAGCAGCGTGAACTTTTCAAGTGGATGTTGGAAGAGAAAAGGAAGGTCAAACCAAAAGATCCTGTTGAAAAGAAGCGCCTTGATGATGAGAAAGCCATTCTCAAACAGTTTATTCGAGCAAAATCTATACCAAGTGTCTAATTATTTAACACTTGTTCACAAACTTAGAGACTACCAGAAATCATTTTTCTCCCTTTCAGTTTTAACTGGCATGAaatttgctttatccttatgtTGAATATCAATAGGTATCCCGATTGTTTGTCTAGAATGATGTCAATAAGGACTTCACCTAATTtggttgaatttgtttttattgataatttaatagttgggAGAGGAGATTTAAACCCTAGACACTTCTGTTGGAAACACTAAAAAAtgctagttgagctacaaggctcatGACTGGTTGAAGTTCATTAAATCTTCGTTGTTCAATACAACAAGAGTGTGGAAGGAATATAATAGTATGTTTGAAAAATGTGGAGAGATCTCTTGATCATTTAAAATCCTTTGTTGCATCGCTACTTATTTGACTAATCTTGTGCTTGGGATCTCATGCATTGTATTTCCATTTTAGAGTTCCAATACCCTCTTATCAGAACTCAACTTGATGctcttgtaattttttatgattctGTGTTCATtatcttgaaaataaagttaataaaatttcatgacttgttaaaacaattgaaaaagtAGAAACCCTTGagtaattatttttctttgagagAATTAGGTATTATATGTTGTGCTTATGTCGTGTCATACCATACGTGTTTTCGTCATGTAATTGTTAGTATATTACAACTGCTAAGATTATTTTCTCTAagtgatttttttcaaaaacttcaattaagTTCTATTGCCAAAAGCTTCAACAAATTTAATAGAActctcattatttatttaaactatTTTGATCACCTA from Castanea sativa cultivar Marrone di Chiusa Pesio chromosome 11, ASM4071231v1 harbors:
- the LOC142617256 gene encoding uncharacterized protein LOC142617256, which translates into the protein MSESPKLYTNKPKKAQLKKFQERHQKSKEFSTPSSSSSTMGTQSSSAPPPQPPPTPPKESFARRYKFVWPMLLAVNLAVGAYLFMRTKKKDADIEEEVATPPSTTSATATPLVEKPSPSPPITQVVKLPEPIPEDQQRELFKWMLEEKRKVKPKDPVEKKRLDDEKAILKQFIRAKSIPSV